The genomic region TTTATTTGACCGACTCTGGAGCTGGGTTCCTGGCGGCGGTGTATCGTGATCTGAAGGATAAAGGTGGGAGTTATACCTTGCTTGGGCGCGATGGTAAAACCGAGTTTAAGCAGATTACGGGAGCCAGTGAAGAGGGTGTGGAAGTCTTGGACGATGGGCAGAAGCGACTGGTGCTCTGGCGTGAAATTGAACCAAGTAGTATGCTGGGCCTTCACAATCAGATCACTCGCACGGGGCTGAATGATTTTGAAAAGCGTATCCGTCTAGAGCAGGCGATTGCTTATGCTTGGTTGGTGGGTGAGAAGGAGAAGGCGAAGACGGCGGCTAGTAAGCTTGCTGACGAGAGTCCGGTCTTCAAGCGGCGCTGGGCTAGTTGTATGGATATTCTCGAGTGAGGTGTGATAACCGTTGACCTGAGGGGGGAATTCTTGGAGTTTGGGGCATGACATGGAGCCCTGAATCCTGGAAGAATTTCCCGATTAAGCAGCAGCCTACGTATCCTGATCAGGATGTGTTAGGTGGTGTGCGTGCTAAGTTGGAATCGATGCCGCCTTTGGTGTTCGAGGATGAAATCGTGAAATTACGAAAGGGGCTCGCGGAGGTGGCTGAAGGGAGAGGCTTTCTTTTACAGGGGGGAGATTGTGCCGAGAGTTTTTCTGAGTTTTCCGAAGAGCATATCCAGCAGATGGTCCAGGTGATGCTGCAGATGGCTGTGACGCTGACTTATGCTGGCCAATGCCATGTGTTGAAGATTGGCCGTATGGCGGGGCAGTTTGCTAAGCCGAGGTCGGCGGATATGGAGGAAATAGATGGAGTCTCCTTGCCAAGCTATCGCGGTGATTCTGTGAACGGGATTGAATTTACAGCCGAGGCACGAGTGCCGGATCCCCAGCGTCTGTTAGATTCCTATCATCAGAGTGCCGTCACGATGAATCTTCTTCGTGCACTGACGCGTGGAGGTTTTGCGAGTTTGAGGAATGTGAAAGAGTGGAATCTTGCCGCGATGGCCGGTGGGCCACTGGGGGAGAAGTATGGAGAGATGGCAGAGCGTATTCATGAGAGCTTGGATTTTATCGAGGCGTGCGGCCTGCCGATTGAGGCCTTTGCTAGTCTGCAGGGGACGGCTCTTTACACCTCTCACGAGGCATTGCTGCTGGATTATGAAGAGGCGATGCTGCGTGAACATGAGGGTAAATGGTATGATCTTTCCGCGCACTTCCTCTGGATTGGTGAACGTACTCGTCAGTTGGATCACGC from Rubritalea squalenifaciens DSM 18772 harbors:
- a CDS encoding class II 3-deoxy-7-phosphoheptulonate synthase, with the protein product MTWSPESWKNFPIKQQPTYPDQDVLGGVRAKLESMPPLVFEDEIVKLRKGLAEVAEGRGFLLQGGDCAESFSEFSEEHIQQMVQVMLQMAVTLTYAGQCHVLKIGRMAGQFAKPRSADMEEIDGVSLPSYRGDSVNGIEFTAEARVPDPQRLLDSYHQSAVTMNLLRALTRGGFASLRNVKEWNLAAMAGGPLGEKYGEMAERIHESLDFIEACGLPIEAFASLQGTALYTSHEALLLDYEEAMLREHEGKWYDLSAHFLWIGERTRQLDHAHVEFLRGVENPIGVKVGPAATADDVSALMDKLDPDKEPGKLVFITRVGAEGAYEKLKSLFERVELSGRKVVWVCDPMHGNTVKASSGLKTRKFESVVSEIQAFFKAHKAVGTWPGGVHLEMTGRNVTECTGGAYALSDEDLLECYDTQCDPRLNAAQSLEVAFLVAEELKNLRG